A stretch of the Candidatus Zixiibacteriota bacterium genome encodes the following:
- a CDS encoding VWA domain-containing protein, whose amino-acid sequence MFNFLNSAVLIAAAAALIPLLIHLFSKRKVKVVEFSSLRHLKEMQKRQVRRLKIRQILLLLLRMLIILTAVLAFARPASKGGYVGSHAGVSAVILLDKSASMQRQVKDGRLYDLAKRAAADILGNFGEADELLLIPFDRQTYFPAGERFFSRDIAEKILNETEPGYDTGILGQAYNQAARLLNSAHNLNKELYLITDRQASSLPETADTAASGMTVYFVDLPLETDGNCGIIGVDLGGQLIEVGSDFTVRAPVKNYDNFSKSEVLASLFLDNLRVVQSELKLNEKAKETIAFKSTVQKPSFHYGWVELSDDGFLPDNKFYFSFQLPEQFNVLIVDGDNSGELLKLALVPSEKLARYWSVKMTDPSQLASLKLRDYNVIVLAGVDRLAAVESSRLLTYVDNGGGLFIIAGAAMHPAAFNQNFGNKMGVKYLQPPPASFSGTGYYTLERFDYTHPIFKAFDNFRKDSLPVFRFFALPQFEDNGPNRDLAYFSGGLPALIESGYGLGKIIMMTAPIIPRYTDIASHSFFVPFVIRTMVYLSGDVGEFEIDNFVGENVMRSISSRRTIYGTVTMVTPDGRSYEIAGTEQPGQVVYDCRPIDQPGIYQLRSGDKLVDIFPVNLTSAEGDLAAADMARFETALGIEKSRTIPYNKSSAALISEARFGRELWKIFLWAAILIMAVEMVFARESKPDPEEQ is encoded by the coding sequence ATGTTCAACTTCCTGAATTCTGCTGTCTTGATCGCCGCGGCCGCGGCCTTGATCCCGCTTCTGATTCATCTCTTTTCGAAAAGAAAAGTCAAGGTGGTGGAGTTCTCCTCACTTCGTCATCTCAAAGAAATGCAGAAACGCCAGGTCCGCCGTCTCAAAATCAGGCAGATTCTACTGCTTTTACTCAGGATGCTGATTATCCTGACCGCCGTCCTGGCCTTCGCCCGCCCGGCTTCCAAGGGAGGTTATGTCGGGTCTCATGCCGGCGTTTCAGCTGTCATTCTTCTGGATAAATCAGCCTCGATGCAACGGCAAGTCAAAGACGGCCGCCTGTATGATTTGGCCAAGCGCGCCGCCGCCGATATTCTCGGAAATTTCGGGGAGGCCGATGAGCTCCTCCTGATTCCGTTCGACCGACAAACTTATTTCCCGGCCGGGGAAAGATTTTTCAGCCGCGATATCGCGGAGAAAATCCTGAACGAAACCGAACCCGGATACGACACCGGGATTCTTGGCCAAGCTTATAACCAGGCCGCCAGACTCCTGAATAGCGCTCATAACCTGAATAAGGAATTGTACCTGATTACCGACCGCCAGGCCAGCTCTCTGCCGGAAACAGCCGATACCGCCGCCTCCGGGATGACCGTCTATTTTGTCGATTTACCTCTTGAAACCGATGGTAATTGCGGTATCATCGGTGTTGATCTGGGGGGGCAGTTGATCGAAGTGGGCTCGGATTTCACCGTTCGCGCCCCCGTCAAAAATTATGACAATTTCTCCAAATCTGAGGTCTTAGCCTCGCTTTTTCTCGATAATCTCCGGGTAGTGCAGTCGGAATTGAAACTCAATGAAAAGGCCAAAGAAACCATCGCCTTCAAAAGCACCGTCCAGAAACCATCCTTCCATTATGGCTGGGTGGAGTTGTCCGACGATGGTTTTCTGCCTGATAATAAATTCTATTTCAGTTTCCAATTGCCCGAGCAATTCAATGTCCTGATAGTCGATGGGGACAACAGCGGTGAACTTCTGAAACTGGCTCTCGTGCCTTCGGAAAAACTGGCCCGGTACTGGTCGGTTAAAATGACCGACCCCTCCCAACTGGCATCCCTGAAACTGCGTGATTATAATGTTATTGTCCTGGCCGGGGTCGATCGGCTGGCCGCGGTGGAAAGCTCGCGGCTTCTCACTTATGTTGACAATGGCGGCGGCTTATTTATAATCGCCGGGGCTGCCATGCACCCGGCTGCTTTTAATCAGAATTTCGGAAACAAAATGGGGGTTAAATATTTACAGCCTCCTCCGGCTTCCTTCAGTGGAACCGGTTACTATACTCTGGAACGTTTCGATTACACTCACCCCATCTTTAAGGCCTTCGATAATTTCCGGAAAGATTCCCTGCCCGTTTTCCGGTTTTTTGCTCTGCCGCAATTCGAGGATAACGGGCCCAACCGGGATCTGGCTTATTTTTCCGGGGGACTCCCGGCTCTTATCGAATCCGGTTATGGCCTCGGCAAAATCATCATGATGACCGCGCCAATTATCCCGCGTTATACTGATATTGCCTCCCACTCTTTCTTTGTTCCCTTTGTCATTCGTACGATGGTATATCTGTCCGGTGATGTCGGCGAATTCGAAATCGATAATTTCGTGGGTGAAAACGTCATGCGGTCGATTTCCTCGCGCCGAACAATCTACGGAACAGTAACCATGGTCACGCCGGACGGCCGATCCTATGAAATCGCCGGAACCGAACAACCCGGTCAGGTGGTTTACGATTGCCGGCCGATTGATCAACCCGGTATTTATCAGCTCCGCAGTGGTGACAAATTGGTGGATATTTTCCCGGTCAACCTGACATCAGCCGAAGGCGATCTGGCCGCGGCTGATATGGCCCGGTTCGAAACCGCCCTGGGAATTGAAAAATCACGCACGATTCCTTATAATAAATCATCAGCCGCCCTGATATCGGAAGCCCGGTTTGGACGAGAACTCTGGAAAATCTTCCTCTGGGCGGCCATTTTGATCATGGCAGTGGAAATGGTTTTTGCGCGAGAGAGTAAACCCGATCCCGAAGAACAATGA
- a CDS encoding SpoVG family protein, whose product MEITEIRIILRDEDKLKAFANVTFDNVFVVRGLKIISGNRGLFISMPSRRRPDGSHQDVAHPVNNETRQLLEQRILAAYESEVKNNNVLNY is encoded by the coding sequence GTGGAAATCACAGAGATTCGGATTATTTTGAGGGATGAGGATAAGCTTAAGGCATTTGCCAATGTGACGTTTGACAACGTTTTCGTGGTTCGCGGCCTGAAGATTATATCCGGCAACCGGGGGTTGTTTATCTCAATGCCCAGCCGCCGGAGGCCGGACGGTTCTCATCAGGATGTGGCGCATCCGGTTAACAATGAGACCCGGCAACTGCTGGAGCAGCGAATTCTGGCCGCCTACGAGTCCGAAGTCAAGAACAACAACGTATTGAATTATTAG
- a CDS encoding ATP-binding cassette domain-containing protein: MTLIAGENISRQFEDRLLFNDLSFSVNETDRIGLVGPNGIGKTTLFEIMAGRMRPDSGQITRAKHCRIAYVEQEFESHRDKTLFDFVCDARADLIAMRAEIESLSRRLSDSPDDNDLLEKLGELQHRFEVAGGYKLEAEIKIVLVGLGFPENRFHNRLSDFSGGEKNRAALARVLAGQSNLLLLDEPTNHLDLDSTIWLEEYLKNLDRAYIIVSHDRTFLSNTIEKVWEISARKINQYFNGFDKYLIERRERIDQLHHQYRHQQEEIKRIEDFIRRNMAGQKTKQAQSRQKYLSRIKRIELPQSEYIAPSFSVASGQRSFNLVLAVDSASFGYGNHAVIREVDLNLYRSDRLALIGANGTGKTTFLKSILGELEPLEGSIKIGQKVDPAYFDQELADLDESNTVLDEIWMVEPTAEAGALRYYLARFGFSGEDVFKKISVLSGGEKTKLALAKLLFKPTNFLILDEPTNHLDIDSRLALEEALRDFDGTLLIVSHDRYFLDQVADRIAAIESGRIRIFNGNYSYYRGKKKAEKEITVKKTTDPERLRQYADFKKISQTKGRLKKELRSTMSKIQDHEKTLEKLEKDILYNIPKSDWQKLAEVSRQKSEIEETLIKLYNNLEELEKLNDQYSDSDRQSD; this comes from the coding sequence ATGACCCTGATCGCCGGTGAAAATATTTCCAGGCAGTTCGAAGACCGCCTGCTGTTTAACGATCTCTCTTTCTCCGTCAACGAAACCGACCGGATTGGCCTGGTCGGACCCAACGGAATCGGTAAAACCACTCTTTTTGAAATCATGGCTGGGCGTATGCGCCCCGACAGCGGCCAGATTACCCGCGCCAAACATTGCCGTATTGCCTATGTCGAACAGGAGTTCGAATCGCACCGGGATAAAACCCTGTTCGATTTTGTCTGTGATGCCCGTGCCGATTTGATCGCCATGCGCGCTGAAATCGAGAGTCTCAGCCGCCGTCTAAGCGATTCTCCTGATGACAATGACCTTCTCGAAAAACTTGGCGAGCTTCAGCATCGTTTCGAGGTCGCCGGCGGTTATAAACTGGAGGCCGAAATTAAAATAGTTTTGGTCGGGCTCGGCTTCCCCGAAAACCGCTTCCACAACCGTCTCAGCGATTTCTCCGGCGGCGAAAAAAACCGCGCCGCTTTGGCCCGGGTTCTGGCCGGACAGAGCAATCTGCTTTTGCTTGATGAGCCGACCAACCATCTCGATTTAGACTCCACCATCTGGCTTGAGGAATATCTGAAAAACCTTGACCGGGCCTATATAATCGTTTCCCACGACCGCACCTTCCTCTCCAATACGATTGAAAAGGTTTGGGAGATTTCCGCCCGAAAAATCAATCAGTATTTCAACGGATTCGATAAATACCTTATCGAACGGCGCGAACGGATCGATCAATTGCACCATCAGTACCGCCACCAGCAGGAGGAAATTAAGCGGATCGAGGATTTCATCCGCCGCAATATGGCCGGCCAGAAAACCAAACAGGCCCAATCGCGGCAAAAATATCTCTCCCGGATCAAACGCATCGAATTACCCCAGTCGGAATATATTGCTCCGTCGTTCTCGGTCGCCTCGGGCCAGCGGTCCTTTAACCTGGTTCTGGCGGTCGATTCGGCTTCATTCGGCTATGGCAATCATGCTGTTATACGCGAGGTCGATTTAAATCTTTACCGCTCCGACCGGCTGGCCCTGATCGGTGCCAACGGAACCGGCAAAACAACTTTTCTCAAATCTATTCTGGGGGAACTGGAACCGCTGGAAGGCTCGATTAAAATCGGGCAGAAAGTCGATCCGGCCTATTTCGACCAGGAACTGGCCGACCTTGATGAAAGTAATACCGTTCTCGATGAAATCTGGATGGTCGAACCGACCGCCGAGGCGGGAGCCCTGCGCTATTACTTGGCCCGGTTTGGATTTTCCGGTGAGGATGTTTTTAAAAAAATTTCCGTCCTTTCCGGCGGCGAAAAAACTAAACTGGCCCTTGCCAAACTTCTTTTCAAACCGACTAATTTCCTGATTCTCGACGAACCCACCAATCACCTCGATATCGATTCCCGCTTGGCCCTTGAGGAGGCTCTGCGCGATTTCGACGGCACTCTGCTTATTGTCAGCCATGATCGCTATTTCCTCGATCAGGTGGCCGACCGTATTGCCGCTATTGAAAGCGGTCGGATCAGAATCTTTAACGGTAATTACAGTTATTACCGGGGTAAAAAAAAAGCCGAAAAGGAAATCACCGTCAAAAAAACGACCGACCCCGAACGCCTGCGACAATATGCCGATTTTAAAAAAATTTCCCAGACCAAAGGACGGCTCAAAAAGGAACTTCGTTCCACCATGTCCAAAATCCAAGACCATGAGAAGACCCTCGAAAAACTGGAAAAAGATATCCTGTATAATATTCCCAAATCGGATTGGCAGAAACTGGCCGAGGTCTCCCGACAAAAATCCGAGATTGAAGAAACCCTGATAAAACTCTATAATAATCTCGAGGAGCTGGAGAAACTAAATGATCAATATTCTGACTCTGATCGGCAGTCCGATTAA
- a CDS encoding 2-phosphosulfolactate phosphatase, whose amino-acid sequence MRTELFLIPGSVSEERLAGKTLVMIDVLRASTTICQSLRAGARAVIPVERPGEAAELRSKLGVEDTILGGERKGIKIDNFDLGNSPLEYTEERVKGKVVILTTSNGTQGYARANASKLIITAGLVNISRVARKVAEAGQDVAIICAGEEGDFSIEDTLCGGMLIERLLIGENLDMELNDAASLALLLYRSNKDRLKQTIAHGEHGRYLKQIGFDDDVRLATEADSIAVLPVLKDRRIVLDES is encoded by the coding sequence ATGCGTACCGAATTATTTCTCATTCCCGGATCGGTCAGTGAGGAACGTCTGGCCGGAAAAACGCTGGTGATGATCGACGTCCTTCGGGCTTCGACCACCATCTGTCAATCTCTCCGGGCCGGGGCAAGAGCCGTTATTCCGGTGGAGCGCCCCGGTGAAGCCGCCGAATTGCGCTCCAAACTGGGTGTCGAGGATACCATCCTTGGCGGGGAACGGAAAGGCATAAAGATCGACAATTTCGATCTCGGCAATTCACCCCTGGAATATACCGAAGAGCGGGTCAAAGGCAAAGTGGTTATTCTGACCACCTCAAATGGCACTCAGGGTTATGCCCGGGCCAACGCCTCCAAACTGATTATCACTGCCGGCCTGGTGAATATATCCAGAGTGGCCCGAAAAGTGGCCGAGGCCGGACAGGATGTGGCAATAATCTGTGCCGGCGAGGAAGGCGATTTCTCGATTGAGGATACTCTCTGCGGCGGGATGTTGATTGAACGCCTTTTGATCGGCGAAAATCTGGATATGGAGTTGAATGATGCGGCCTCGCTGGCTCTGCTTCTCTATCGTTCTAATAAAGACCGGCTGAAACAGACTATCGCCCACGGCGAGCATGGCCGTTATTTAAAGCAGATCGGTTTTGATGACGATGTAAGGCTGGCAACCGAGGCCGATTCCATCGCGGTTCTGCCGGTCCTGAAAGATAGAAGAATCGTCCTGGATGAAAGTTAA
- the ispE gene encoding 4-(cytidine 5'-diphospho)-2-C-methyl-D-erythritol kinase, whose product MDILEVKTPAKINLFLRVLGRRADQYHNIYSWFQAVSLYDILTFENTSIPGIKLKTIGEYGDRIPVDDGNLIIRTARFIFREYRLGSGLKINLTKNIPVAAGMGGGSSDSAATIFAINQMYDLDLSVSDMKSLGAKFGSDIPFFFSGGQAEVTGRGEIIDEIKLPLDYAIVLVIPNIAISTTASYAGLKMALTGRRDDVKLPEPKGFSDLVHLIRGVGNDFEENHFQNYPVLNKIRAVLTDCGSILTRMSGSGPTVFGLFEKMPEKEDLNRLQKDDWKIYPVFPTAWPVAG is encoded by the coding sequence ATGGACATACTTGAAGTGAAGACACCTGCGAAAATAAATTTATTTCTGCGTGTATTAGGTCGGCGAGCCGATCAATACCATAATATTTACTCCTGGTTTCAGGCCGTAAGTCTTTATGATATATTGACATTTGAAAACACGTCGATCCCCGGCATAAAGTTGAAAACGATCGGCGAATACGGCGACCGAATTCCGGTTGATGATGGAAACCTGATTATCAGAACGGCTCGATTTATTTTTAGGGAATATCGTCTTGGGAGCGGCTTGAAGATTAATCTGACCAAAAATATTCCCGTGGCCGCCGGAATGGGCGGCGGATCATCGGATTCAGCGGCGACCATTTTCGCCATTAATCAGATGTATGATTTAGACTTAAGTGTGTCGGATATGAAATCGTTGGGGGCGAAATTTGGCTCGGATATTCCCTTTTTCTTTTCAGGAGGTCAGGCCGAAGTGACCGGAAGGGGAGAGATTATAGATGAAATCAAGCTACCGCTCGATTATGCCATCGTGTTGGTAATTCCAAATATAGCAATATCGACGACCGCCAGTTACGCGGGTCTTAAAATGGCCTTGACAGGCCGCAGGGATGATGTTAAGTTGCCTGAGCCAAAGGGTTTTTCGGATCTGGTGCACTTGATCCGCGGGGTTGGGAATGATTTTGAGGAAAATCATTTTCAGAATTACCCGGTACTTAACAAAATCCGTGCTGTTTTGACAGACTGTGGTTCCATTTTGACCCGTATGAGCGGTTCCGGTCCGACTGTTTTCGGGCTGTTTGAGAAAATGCCCGAAAAGGAAGACCTGAATCGATTGCAGAAGGATGACTGGAAGATATATCCGGTTTTTCCGACAGCCTGGCCGGTTGCAGGATAG
- a CDS encoding ribose-phosphate pyrophosphokinase, with product MMAELKLITGNANRPLAEKIAKYIGVDLAACEVKRFSDGEVFVQINDNIRGADVFIIQSTNPPAENLVELLMLIEASRRASAARITAVIPYFGYARQDRKDRPRVSIAAKLMANLITTAGANRIITMDLHASQIQGFFDIPHDHLYSTRVFRDVVMAFNREPVVVVSPDVGSIKMARAFAKHCKADLAIIDKRRPAPNFSEIVNIIGNVEGKNIIIRDDMVDTAGTMTQAANAIAEKGALEIMAICTHAVLSGSAIERINDSAIQKIYISDSLNLENKQLSEKFEVLTCANLFGEAIMRISGEKSVSSLFNDFPD from the coding sequence ATGATGGCGGAATTAAAACTTATTACCGGTAATGCCAACCGACCGCTGGCGGAGAAAATCGCCAAGTATATCGGGGTAGATTTAGCCGCATGTGAGGTGAAAAGATTTTCTGACGGCGAAGTGTTTGTCCAGATAAACGACAACATTCGCGGGGCGGATGTATTTATTATTCAATCGACCAATCCTCCGGCCGAGAACCTGGTGGAGTTATTGATGTTGATTGAGGCTTCGCGCCGGGCTTCCGCGGCCAGAATAACAGCCGTGATACCGTATTTCGGATATGCCCGTCAGGATCGTAAAGATCGTCCGCGGGTTTCGATAGCGGCCAAGTTGATGGCCAACCTGATAACCACGGCGGGCGCCAACCGGATAATAACCATGGACCTGCATGCTTCGCAAATTCAGGGGTTTTTCGATATTCCGCACGACCATCTGTATTCGACCCGGGTTTTTCGGGATGTGGTTATGGCTTTTAATCGCGAGCCTGTGGTGGTGGTATCACCCGATGTGGGTTCGATAAAGATGGCGCGGGCTTTCGCCAAACATTGTAAGGCCGACCTGGCCATAATTGATAAGCGACGGCCGGCACCGAATTTTTCGGAAATCGTCAATATTATCGGTAATGTGGAAGGCAAGAATATAATCATCCGCGATGATATGGTTGATACGGCGGGTACCATGACGCAGGCGGCGAATGCGATTGCGGAAAAGGGAGCCCTGGAGATTATGGCCATCTGCACGCATGCCGTATTATCGGGGAGCGCCATTGAACGGATCAATGATTCAGCCATTCAGAAAATTTATATATCCGATTCATTGAATCTTGAGAATAAGCAGTTATCCGAAAAGTTTGAGGTTTTGACCTGCGCCAATTTGTTCGGCGAGGCAATAATGAGGATTTCCGGGGAAAAATCGGTATCCTCTTTGTTTAATGATTTTCCCGATTGA
- a CDS encoding aconitate hydratase has protein sequence MGKSLAEKILAEHLVSGKMAPGEDIAIKIDQTLTQDATGTMAYLQFEALGMNKVKTEVSVSYVDHNMLQASFENADDHQYLQSVASKYGIYFSRPGNGICHQVHLERFGVPGKTLLGSDSHTPTGGGIGMIAMGAGGLDVAVAMGGGPFYLKMPEIINVYLTGKLKPFVTAKDVILEVLRILTVKGGVGKIIEYGGPGVAGMSVPERATITNMGAELGATTSLFPSDEKTGQFLKWQKRGKDFRKLEADPDATYSRIIKIDLARLQPLIAQPHMPDNVTPVAKLKNIGVCQVCVGSCTNSSLADLTIVAKLLKGKKVHPNVSMTVSPGSKQVFEAIAASGALTDIIASGARILESGCGPCIGMGQAPSTEGVSVRSFNRNFLGRTGTKSAKAYLASPETCVAAALTGAITDPRKLGKYPRITLPKTIKIDDSGIIPPSKTPAKVTIIRGPNIAELPLNIALPETYTGEVILKVEDNITTDHIMPAGAKILPLRSNIPKISEFVYHVIDPDFAQRAKEKGGGFIIGGENYGQGSSREHAALAPMYLGIKLVAVKSFARIHLANLINFGILPVTFADPADYDKICQGDTLEVPRFKDNVSNSDKLEIVNKSKNETYYLKIDLNPRQRKIINAGGLLNYTRAGGK, from the coding sequence ATGGGTAAATCCTTAGCGGAAAAGATCCTTGCCGAACATCTTGTCTCCGGAAAGATGGCTCCCGGCGAAGATATTGCCATAAAAATCGACCAGACTCTGACTCAGGATGCTACGGGGACCATGGCCTACCTGCAGTTCGAAGCGTTGGGTATGAATAAGGTCAAAACCGAAGTGTCGGTGTCCTATGTCGACCATAATATGCTTCAGGCCAGTTTCGAGAACGCCGATGATCACCAGTACCTCCAGTCCGTAGCCTCCAAATATGGCATCTATTTCTCCCGCCCTGGTAATGGTATCTGCCACCAGGTACACCTGGAAAGGTTCGGGGTCCCCGGCAAGACCCTGCTCGGTTCCGATTCTCACACCCCAACCGGAGGCGGTATCGGAATGATTGCCATGGGAGCCGGGGGACTTGATGTTGCGGTGGCGATGGGCGGCGGCCCTTTTTACTTGAAAATGCCGGAAATAATCAATGTTTATCTGACCGGAAAACTCAAACCGTTTGTGACCGCCAAAGATGTTATCCTTGAAGTTCTGAGAATTTTAACGGTCAAAGGCGGCGTCGGCAAAATTATCGAGTATGGCGGTCCCGGTGTGGCCGGGATGTCCGTTCCCGAACGAGCCACTATCACCAATATGGGGGCTGAATTGGGCGCCACCACCTCCCTTTTCCCCTCCGATGAAAAAACCGGGCAATTCCTGAAATGGCAAAAACGCGGCAAAGATTTCCGTAAACTGGAGGCTGATCCGGATGCCACCTATTCCCGCATAATTAAAATCGATCTTGCCAGACTGCAACCTCTGATTGCTCAGCCGCATATGCCCGATAATGTCACCCCGGTTGCCAAACTGAAAAATATCGGTGTCTGCCAGGTATGTGTTGGTAGTTGCACGAATTCCTCCCTGGCCGATCTGACTATCGTAGCCAAACTGCTCAAGGGGAAAAAGGTCCATCCCAATGTGTCGATGACTGTTTCACCCGGTTCCAAACAGGTTTTCGAGGCTATCGCCGCCAGCGGCGCGCTGACCGATATTATTGCCTCCGGGGCCCGAATTCTCGAATCGGGATGCGGACCGTGCATCGGAATGGGTCAGGCTCCGTCCACCGAGGGAGTCTCGGTTCGATCTTTCAACCGCAATTTCCTTGGCCGGACCGGGACTAAAAGCGCCAAAGCCTATCTGGCCAGTCCGGAAACATGTGTTGCCGCGGCGCTCACCGGGGCTATCACCGATCCCAGAAAATTGGGCAAATATCCCCGGATAACTCTACCCAAGACAATCAAAATCGACGACTCGGGGATTATCCCGCCCTCAAAGACTCCGGCTAAAGTCACAATTATCCGCGGTCCCAATATCGCCGAACTACCTCTGAATATCGCCCTGCCTGAAACCTATACCGGTGAAGTGATATTGAAAGTCGAAGACAACATCACCACCGATCATATCATGCCGGCCGGGGCTAAAATCCTGCCCCTTCGTTCCAATATTCCCAAGATTTCGGAATTCGTCTATCATGTGATCGATCCCGATTTCGCCCAACGGGCCAAGGAAAAAGGCGGCGGTTTTATTATCGGCGGCGAAAATTACGGTCAGGGTTCTTCCCGCGAACATGCCGCGTTGGCACCCATGTACCTCGGGATCAAGCTGGTGGCGGTCAAATCTTTCGCCCGTATCCACCTGGCCAACCTGATTAATTTCGGAATTCTTCCCGTCACCTTCGCCGATCCGGCCGATTATGATAAAATCTGCCAGGGTGATACGCTCGAGGTGCCCCGGTTCAAAGATAACGTCAGCAACTCCGACAAACTTGAGATTGTCAATAAATCCAAAAATGAAACCTACTATTTGAAAATTGATTTGAACCCGCGCCAGCGGAAGATTATCAATGCCGGCGGCCTGCTCAATTACACCAGGGCCGGTGGCAAATAA
- a CDS encoding 50S ribosomal protein L25, with protein sequence MDEIRLSAEKRIGTGKGTSRQLRMKGFIPGVLYGPEVEPFSLSLNNKELAALMRTGNSSRKLIDLLVNGENDSRKVIIRDLQRDPVSGDFKHVDLYQVSMKKKLTVPVRIHLIGTPEGVKLGGILQHIIREIEVECLPTDIPDRIDLDVSSLMIGDVIHVSELSLEKVEILDNPKRTIVTVVPPTVIKTAAETAAEAGVVEGEEVAEGEGEGTAEGEEKKEDEGKE encoded by the coding sequence ATGGATGAAATCAGACTATCCGCCGAAAAAAGAATCGGAACCGGTAAAGGTACTTCGCGGCAGTTGCGAATGAAAGGATTTATCCCCGGCGTTCTCTATGGTCCTGAAGTGGAACCGTTTTCACTCTCTCTGAACAACAAAGAACTGGCCGCTTTAATGCGGACCGGCAACAGCTCCAGAAAACTGATTGATTTGCTGGTCAACGGTGAGAACGACAGCCGTAAGGTGATTATCAGAGATCTTCAACGCGACCCGGTTTCGGGGGATTTTAAACATGTCGACCTGTACCAGGTTTCGATGAAGAAAAAACTGACAGTGCCGGTCCGAATCCATCTGATCGGAACACCCGAGGGTGTCAAACTGGGCGGAATTTTGCAACACATTATTCGGGAAATCGAAGTGGAGTGTCTGCCGACCGATATTCCCGATCGGATTGATCTTGACGTGTCGAGTTTAATGATCGGCGACGTAATTCATGTCAGTGAATTGTCGCTGGAGAAAGTTGAAATTCTGGATAATCCCAAAAGAACTATCGTGACGGTGGTTCCTCCGACAGTCATTAAGACGGCCGCGGAAACCGCTGCCGAAGCCGGAGTGGTCGAGGGCGAAGAAGTAGCCGAGGGCGAAGGTGAGGGCACTGCCGAAGGCGAAGAGAAGAAAGAAGACGAAGGGAAAGAATAA
- the gcvT gene encoding glycine cleavage system aminomethyltransferase GcvT: protein MTENKSESEPKKTPFYRYHMEAGAKMVPFAGYIMPVQYTGMTEEHLAVRNNVGMFDISHMGEFDISGPDALAFLQKMTVNDVSRLSIGEIQYSCMCYDDGGIVDDLLVYRLEDRFMLVVNAANLDKDFDWLESHLEGDVSLVNRSDDYGLLAIQGPNAHKVVAEMSDYDFENLSYYHSAMVEMGAHRVLLSRTGYTGEDGMEIYIPGKIADDIWAMAIRAGKQYDMKLIGLGARDSLRLEMKMALYGNDIDRTTSPIEAGLAWIITLDKGDFIGRDIIARQKEEKPKRRLICLEMDGKIFPRHGYDLVHEGKAVGQVTSGIFSPSLQKPIALGYLPLDLTKIGSQVNIKIRDKLFPAVVVKPPFYKEGSHR from the coding sequence ATGACAGAAAATAAATCCGAATCCGAACCAAAAAAGACCCCCTTCTATCGTTACCACATGGAAGCCGGGGCCAAAATGGTTCCCTTTGCCGGTTATATCATGCCTGTCCAGTACACCGGCATGACCGAAGAACATCTCGCGGTCAGAAACAATGTCGGCATGTTCGATATCTCTCACATGGGAGAATTCGACATCTCCGGGCCGGATGCCCTTGCCTTTTTGCAAAAGATGACCGTTAATGATGTCTCCCGACTATCCATCGGGGAGATTCAGTATTCATGCATGTGCTATGATGATGGCGGAATTGTCGATGACCTGCTGGTTTATCGTCTCGAGGATCGCTTCATGCTGGTTGTCAACGCCGCCAACCTGGACAAGGATTTCGACTGGCTCGAATCTCATCTTGAAGGCGATGTGTCGCTGGTGAACCGTTCCGATGACTACGGACTGCTGGCCATCCAGGGTCCCAATGCCCACAAAGTCGTTGCGGAAATGTCCGATTATGATTTCGAAAACCTCTCCTACTATCACTCCGCGATGGTAGAAATGGGCGCGCACCGGGTTTTGCTGTCACGAACCGGATACACCGGCGAAGACGGCATGGAAATTTATATTCCGGGCAAAATCGCCGATGATATCTGGGCTATGGCCATCCGGGCCGGAAAACAATATGATATGAAATTGATCGGTCTGGGCGCTCGCGATTCGCTTCGTCTGGAAATGAAAATGGCTCTTTACGGTAACGATATAGACCGGACCACATCTCCTATCGAGGCCGGCCTGGCCTGGATTATCACCCTCGATAAGGGCGACTTCATCGGCCGCGATATTATCGCCCGGCAAAAAGAAGAAAAACCGAAACGGCGGCTTATCTGTCTCGAAATGGACGGAAAAATCTTTCCGCGCCACGGTTATGATCTGGTTCATGAAGGCAAAGCAGTCGGCCAGGTGACTTCGGGTATCTTCTCCCCCAGCCTGCAAAAACCGATTGCCCTTGGCTACTTACCCCTGGATCTGACCAAAATCGGAAGTCAGGTCAATATAAAAATCCGGGATAAGCTATTTCCGGCGGTGGTGGTCAAACCGCCGTTTTACAAGGAGGGTTCCCACAGGTAA